From the Streptomyces sp. NBC_00376 genome, one window contains:
- a CDS encoding FAD-dependent monooxygenase → MTADVIIVGGGPNGLMLACELSLAGISPIVLEQLPEPSTEPKANGLLGQVVRLADHRGLYEPLSGSPEPPQPNTAYFMFAAMGLDLGLLDASPVFGLAAPQHRIVQVLEERARSLGVDLRRGHRVGAVAQDEDAVTLDVTGPDGDRQLRARYVVGADGAHSVIRKLSGIGFPGVSHDRRTNRTAHATVPADWVDPGNGALTVPGHGPVLPFLPHRTDRGGFSYAPFPGQPPLVSTTEWDQPATDEPMTLAEMEASVRRVLGVDLPLGPPDGTGPHVLRRLAGGNTRVADRFRDRRVFLVGDAAHVYASGGGPGLNLGLQDAANLGWKLAAALSDTAPPGLLDSYDTERRLAARRMVLNSEAQSALTAPGSDTTALRELFTELLSGKEVVQRLADLTAGTDVRYEMGITDPHPAVGHFAPELELITGTERVRLAELARSARPLLIDLTEDRSAAAVLAKDQDTVDPVVARGGAPAGLSALLIRPDGYVAWASGSPVPDPAELAGLRAAVERWFTV, encoded by the coding sequence GTGACAGCCGACGTGATCATCGTGGGAGGCGGCCCGAACGGGCTGATGCTGGCCTGCGAGCTGAGCCTGGCCGGCATCAGCCCGATCGTGCTTGAGCAGCTCCCGGAGCCCAGCACCGAGCCCAAGGCCAACGGCCTGCTCGGCCAGGTGGTGCGCCTGGCCGACCACCGCGGTCTGTACGAGCCGCTCAGCGGCAGCCCGGAGCCCCCGCAGCCGAACACGGCCTACTTCATGTTCGCCGCCATGGGGCTGGATCTCGGCCTGCTGGACGCCAGCCCGGTCTTCGGCCTGGCCGCCCCGCAGCACCGCATCGTCCAGGTCCTGGAGGAGCGTGCCCGCTCGCTCGGCGTCGATCTGCGGCGCGGGCACCGGGTCGGTGCCGTCGCCCAGGACGAGGACGCCGTCACCCTCGACGTCACCGGCCCCGATGGCGACCGGCAGCTCCGCGCCCGCTATGTGGTCGGCGCGGACGGCGCGCACAGTGTGATCCGCAAGCTCTCCGGGATCGGGTTCCCCGGCGTCAGCCACGACCGCCGAACCAACCGCACCGCTCACGCCACCGTCCCGGCCGACTGGGTCGATCCGGGCAACGGCGCCCTCACCGTTCCCGGCCACGGGCCGGTCCTGCCATTCCTGCCGCACCGCACCGACCGCGGCGGCTTCTCCTACGCGCCGTTCCCCGGGCAGCCGCCGCTGGTCAGCACCACCGAGTGGGACCAGCCCGCGACGGACGAACCGATGACCCTGGCCGAGATGGAGGCGAGTGTCCGCCGGGTCCTCGGCGTCGACCTGCCGCTCGGCCCACCGGACGGCACGGGCCCGCATGTGCTGCGGCGGCTGGCCGGCGGCAACACCCGGGTCGCCGACCGGTTCCGCGACCGCCGGGTCTTCCTCGTCGGCGACGCCGCCCACGTGTACGCCTCCGGCGGCGGTCCCGGGCTGAACCTGGGCCTGCAGGACGCCGCCAACCTCGGCTGGAAGCTTGCCGCCGCGCTGAGCGACACCGCCCCGCCCGGCCTGCTCGACAGCTACGACACCGAGCGCCGCCTGGCCGCCCGCCGCATGGTACTCAACTCCGAGGCGCAGTCCGCGCTCACCGCACCGGGGAGCGACACCACGGCCCTGCGCGAACTCTTCACCGAGCTGCTCAGCGGCAAGGAGGTCGTCCAGCGCCTCGCCGACCTCACCGCGGGCACCGATGTGCGCTACGAGATGGGCATCACCGATCCCCACCCCGCGGTCGGCCACTTCGCACCGGAGCTGGAGCTGATCACCGGGACGGAGAGGGTCCGGCTCGCCGAACTCGCCCGGAGCGCCCGGCCGTTGCTGATCGACCTGACCGAGGACCGGTCGGCGGCCGCCGTACTGGCGAAGGACCAGGACACCGTCGATCCCGTCGTCGCACGGGGTGGCGCCCCGGCCGGCCTCTCCGCCCTGCTGATCCGCCCCGACGGATACGTGGCCTGGGCCAGCGGCTCACCCGTCCCGGACCCGGCCGAACTGGCCGGGCTGCGGGCGGCGGTCGAGCGCTGGTTCACGGTCTGA
- a CDS encoding nuclear transport factor 2 family protein yields the protein METVETTERFRAAVERGELALLSDLFTEDIRLYSPVKFTPFEGRPMVLGLFGVLLRTFEDFRYVGHFEGTAETSADGEEAPSTVLLFRATVNGKQIHGIDLLQFDGAGRIKEFTVMVRPQSAVHALGQAVLDGLVADGLVPAAVDR from the coding sequence ATGGAGACCGTGGAGACCACCGAACGCTTCCGCGCCGCGGTGGAGAGGGGCGAACTGGCCCTGCTGAGCGACCTGTTCACCGAGGACATCCGCCTCTACAGCCCCGTGAAGTTCACCCCCTTCGAGGGCAGGCCCATGGTGCTGGGGCTCTTCGGCGTACTGCTGCGCACCTTCGAGGACTTCCGCTACGTCGGACATTTCGAGGGCACGGCCGAGACGAGTGCCGACGGCGAAGAAGCCCCGTCGACGGTCCTGCTCTTCCGGGCCACCGTGAACGGCAAGCAGATCCACGGCATCGACCTGCTCCAGTTCGACGGGGCGGGCCGGATCAAGGAGTTCACCGTGATGGTCCGCCCCCAGTCCGCCGTGCACGCTCTGGGCCAGGCGGTACTCGACGGACTGGTCGCCGACGGCCTCGTCCCCGCGGCCGTCGACCGCTGA
- a CDS encoding alpha/beta fold hydrolase codes for MPLAEALPGVSIEYETFGDPSDPPVLLVMGFSAQMIAWHEDFCRTLAERGRYVIRYDNRDCGLSTKFDEHPVDTGRFIDAVSSGDIPSALAMAPYTLQDMADDGLGLLTALGIERVHVVGTSMGGMIAQTMAISRPERVLTLTSMMSSTGEPDYGHPSPEAQAVVSSPKPSDREGYIAAAERDLVWASKRYGNAAVLRELAARSYDRAHYPAGVGRQLAAMILSGPRTDALRGLRVPTLVIHGLDDTLTDPSGGRRTAELVPGAKLLLLADMGHDRPRELWPEIIDALETHTRADADTP; via the coding sequence ATGCCGCTTGCCGAAGCCCTGCCCGGAGTGTCCATCGAGTACGAGACCTTCGGCGACCCCTCAGATCCGCCGGTCCTGCTCGTGATGGGATTCAGCGCCCAGATGATCGCCTGGCACGAGGACTTCTGCCGCACGCTCGCGGAACGTGGACGCTACGTGATCCGGTACGACAACCGCGACTGCGGGCTGTCCACCAAGTTCGACGAACATCCCGTCGACACGGGCCGGTTCATCGACGCCGTGAGCTCGGGCGACATCCCGTCCGCCCTGGCGATGGCGCCCTACACACTGCAGGACATGGCCGACGACGGCCTCGGCCTGCTCACCGCGCTCGGCATCGAGCGGGTCCACGTGGTCGGAACCTCGATGGGCGGCATGATCGCCCAGACGATGGCCATCAGCCGGCCGGAGCGAGTGCTGACCCTGACGTCGATGATGTCCTCGACCGGCGAGCCCGACTACGGCCACCCCAGCCCCGAGGCCCAGGCCGTGGTCTCCAGCCCGAAACCATCGGACCGCGAGGGGTACATCGCGGCGGCGGAAAGGGACCTGGTCTGGGCCTCCAAGCGGTACGGCAACGCGGCAGTCCTGCGTGAACTGGCTGCCCGGAGCTACGACCGCGCCCACTACCCGGCCGGAGTCGGGCGGCAACTCGCGGCAATGATCCTCAGCGGCCCGCGCACCGACGCACTGCGCGGGCTCCGAGTGCCGACCCTGGTGATCCACGGTCTCGACGACACGCTGACCGACCCCAGCGGGGGAAGGCGCACCGCCGAGCTGGTGCCCGGCGCGAAGCTCCTGCTGCTCGCCGACATGGGGCACGATCGCCCCCGCGAACTCTGGCCCGAGATCATCGACGCCCTGGAGACCCACACCCGCGCAGACGCCGACACCCCCTGA
- a CDS encoding AfsR/SARP family transcriptional regulator, whose protein sequence is MVTSGERKVVIGGARQRTTLALLLLNPGRTVPVDTLVHEVWNGNPPATARTQIAIVIAALRKTFKAQGAADDTIVTTHPGYLLDAESHYIDSVEFTALVAQAETDVREQRLEDAAGRYRRALDLWRGPALAGVSGLLVEEEAGRLGEYRLNAYDDATAVQLALGRHYELLPELGGVVQENPLRERTRYHQMLAQYRAGRRAEAMESYREAREQFIEELGLEPGPDLQELHDLILRDDPSLTPADGPVSVAAEAAVPEVVVVPSELPPDVPGFTGRESELAALDALMIESGATLQTPTVGLITGVAGVGKSGLALRWAHRVADDFPDGRLFADLRGYDEQHEPASVADVLGRFLRSLGVPGQQIPEALEERIALYRSLLTERRALIVLDNVRTHAQVAPLLPGSGASCVVVTSRDQLEQLVTWPKEARVHLGVLPPDAAVELVAKIAGEERIAAARADASRLVELCDRLPLALRIAAARLASKPHWTVRHLVTRLSDERRRLDELSQGESRVRAGFELSYRYLSPDAARLYRRLGLADVPDFTSWVAAALLDVDVIDAELLLEDLVDTQFLEVVGVDATGRLRYRFQNLLRLYAGERARDEESDDAWREACRRVFHTALTIAREAHRRESGGEFSIVHSGTEPATIDTDLLEELLSDPLAWFEAERLCLVGMVEQAARMGMADLAWDLTGSASVLFETRSYVENWESCAEHALDAARVADDRLGQAVMLHHTGAAALMRQSMDEAKARSEEALELYGDLDERLGRALVLRNLAVVHRLQGDPDAAADRLRGALPIFREAGDLSSESSVLQNMAQLELDRGNYEASLGHARDAVRVAESMDPGASRSLAQCLYRLGSAQLLSGRAEEAEESYLRVEELSRAKADTHGLAHALYGLGQARVALGALESAETAYVQGRKVARELGSPVVEGSIRLKLGVLLRELGREEEARAELLGAKELFTRRGATHWQEEVARELSGSPDVSAEVPPEVPPVSPEVAPEVGIGE, encoded by the coding sequence ATGGTGACGTCGGGCGAGCGAAAGGTGGTCATCGGCGGGGCACGTCAACGGACCACGCTCGCTCTGCTGTTGCTCAATCCCGGTCGAACCGTGCCGGTGGACACTCTGGTGCACGAAGTGTGGAACGGGAACCCGCCCGCCACCGCCCGTACCCAGATCGCCATCGTCATCGCCGCGCTCCGCAAGACGTTCAAGGCGCAGGGCGCGGCCGACGACACCATCGTGACCACGCATCCGGGATACCTCCTCGACGCCGAGAGCCACTACATCGACTCGGTGGAGTTCACCGCCCTCGTCGCGCAGGCGGAGACCGACGTGCGGGAGCAGCGCCTGGAGGACGCGGCGGGCCGGTACCGGCGCGCCCTCGACCTGTGGCGCGGGCCCGCGCTCGCCGGGGTGTCCGGGCTGCTCGTAGAGGAGGAGGCCGGCCGACTCGGTGAGTACCGGCTCAACGCCTACGACGACGCCACCGCCGTCCAGCTGGCGTTGGGGCGCCACTACGAGCTGCTGCCCGAGCTCGGCGGGGTCGTGCAGGAGAACCCGCTGCGCGAACGGACCCGGTACCACCAGATGCTCGCCCAGTACCGGGCGGGACGGCGCGCCGAGGCCATGGAGTCCTACCGGGAGGCGCGCGAGCAGTTCATCGAGGAGCTCGGGCTCGAACCGGGCCCGGACCTCCAGGAACTGCACGACCTGATCCTGCGCGACGACCCCTCGCTGACCCCGGCCGACGGACCGGTCTCCGTCGCGGCCGAGGCCGCGGTGCCCGAGGTCGTCGTGGTCCCCTCCGAACTTCCGCCGGACGTACCGGGGTTCACCGGCCGCGAGAGCGAACTCGCGGCCCTGGACGCGCTGATGATCGAATCCGGGGCCACGCTCCAGACCCCCACCGTCGGCCTGATCACCGGTGTCGCCGGGGTCGGCAAGTCCGGTCTCGCCCTGCGCTGGGCGCACCGGGTCGCCGACGACTTCCCCGACGGGCGGCTCTTCGCCGACCTGCGCGGCTACGACGAACAGCACGAGCCCGCATCCGTCGCCGACGTCCTCGGCCGCTTCCTGCGCTCGCTCGGCGTGCCGGGGCAGCAGATCCCGGAGGCGCTGGAGGAGCGGATCGCGCTCTACCGCAGCCTGCTCACCGAACGCCGCGCGCTGATCGTCCTGGACAATGTGCGCACCCACGCCCAGGTCGCCCCGCTGCTGCCGGGCAGCGGCGCCAGCTGTGTGGTCGTCACCAGCCGCGACCAGCTGGAGCAGCTGGTGACCTGGCCGAAGGAGGCCCGCGTCCACCTGGGTGTCCTGCCGCCCGACGCGGCCGTCGAACTCGTCGCCAAGATCGCCGGTGAGGAACGGATCGCAGCCGCCCGAGCGGACGCGAGCCGGCTGGTCGAGCTCTGCGACCGGCTGCCGCTCGCCCTGCGCATCGCCGCCGCCCGCCTCGCGTCCAAGCCGCACTGGACGGTACGGCACCTGGTGACCAGGCTCAGCGACGAGCGGCGCAGGCTCGACGAGCTGAGCCAGGGGGAGTCCCGGGTACGGGCCGGGTTCGAGCTCAGCTACCGCTACCTTTCCCCCGACGCGGCCCGCCTCTACCGGCGCCTCGGCCTCGCCGACGTACCGGACTTCACCTCTTGGGTGGCTGCCGCGCTGCTCGATGTCGACGTGATCGACGCGGAGCTGCTCCTGGAGGACCTGGTGGACACCCAGTTCCTGGAGGTCGTGGGCGTCGATGCGACCGGCCGGCTGCGCTACCGCTTCCAGAACCTGCTGCGTCTGTACGCGGGGGAGCGCGCCCGGGACGAGGAGTCGGACGACGCCTGGCGGGAGGCCTGCCGCCGGGTCTTCCACACCGCCCTGACCATTGCCCGCGAGGCCCACCGCCGGGAGAGCGGCGGGGAGTTCAGCATCGTGCACAGCGGCACCGAGCCGGCCACCATCGACACGGACCTGCTGGAGGAGCTGCTCTCGGACCCGCTGGCCTGGTTCGAGGCGGAGCGGCTCTGCCTGGTCGGCATGGTCGAGCAGGCGGCCCGGATGGGCATGGCCGATCTCGCCTGGGACCTCACGGGGTCCGCGTCCGTGCTCTTCGAGACGCGCAGCTACGTGGAGAACTGGGAGAGCTGCGCGGAGCACGCCCTGGACGCGGCCCGCGTCGCCGACGACCGCCTGGGCCAGGCGGTCATGCTGCACCACACCGGGGCCGCCGCGCTGATGCGGCAGAGCATGGACGAGGCGAAGGCGCGCTCCGAGGAGGCGCTTGAGCTGTACGGAGATCTGGACGAGCGGCTGGGCCGAGCACTGGTTCTGCGTAACCTCGCGGTCGTCCACCGTCTTCAGGGCGACCCCGACGCGGCGGCGGACCGGCTGCGCGGGGCCCTGCCCATCTTCCGCGAGGCCGGCGACCTCTCGTCGGAGTCGTCCGTGCTCCAGAACATGGCCCAGCTGGAGCTGGACCGGGGCAATTACGAGGCCAGCCTCGGCCACGCCCGGGACGCGGTACGGGTCGCGGAGTCCATGGATCCCGGCGCCTCGCGCAGCCTCGCCCAGTGCCTGTACCGGCTGGGCAGCGCGCAGCTGCTGTCCGGGCGGGCGGAGGAGGCCGAGGAGTCGTACCTGCGGGTGGAGGAGCTGTCCCGGGCGAAGGCCGACACCCACGGCCTCGCGCACGCCCTGTACGGACTCGGCCAGGCCCGGGTGGCGCTCGGCGCGCTCGAATCGGCCGAGACCGCGTACGTCCAGGGCCGCAAGGTCGCCCGCGAGCTCGGCAGCCCCGTGGTCGAGGGATCGATCCGGCTGAAACTCGGCGTACTCCTGCGGGAGCTGGGCCGGGAGGAGGAGGCCCGCGCCGAACTCCTGGGCGCCAAGGAGCTGTTCACCCGGAGAGGGGCCACGCACTGGCAGGAGGAGGTGGCCCGGGAACTCAGCGGATCCCCGGATGTCTCCGCGGAGGTCCCGCCGGAGGTCCCGCCGGTCTCGCCGGAAGTCGCCCCGGAGGTGGGAATCGGCGAATAG
- a CDS encoding acyl-CoA carboxylase subunit beta has product MTTTIDPSASASASASANGAGAPADVRGRVVELHALRELARSGPSDKATEAQHAKGKLTAHERLALLFDEGTFCEVEQLRRHRATGFGLEDKRPYTDGVITGWGLVDGRTVFAFAHDFRIFGGALGEAHATKIHKIMDMAIAAGAPLVSLNDGAGARIQEGVSALAGYGGIFQRNTRASGAIPQISVMLGPCAGGAAYSPALTDFVFMVRETSQMFITGPDVVKAVTGEEITQNGLGGADVHAETSGVAHFAYDDEETCIAEVRYLIGMLPSNNRQDPPVQPTRDPADRRNDGLLDLVPLDGNRPYDMRQVIEELVDDGDYLEVHERWARNIICAMARLDGQVVGIVANQPQSLAGVLDIGASEKAARFVQMCDAFNIPIITLLDVPGFLPGVDQEHGGIIRHGAKLLYAYCNATVPRISLILRKAYGGAYIVMDSQSIGADLTYAWPTNEIAVMGADGAANVIFRRQIAAAEDPEAMRARMVEEYKAELMHPYYAAERGLVDNVIDPAETREVLVKSLAMLRNKHADLPSRKHGNPPQ; this is encoded by the coding sequence ATGACGACGACGATCGATCCCTCCGCTTCTGCTTCCGCCTCCGCTTCTGCCAATGGCGCAGGCGCCCCGGCCGACGTCCGGGGGCGTGTCGTGGAACTGCACGCCCTGCGTGAGCTGGCCCGCAGCGGGCCGAGCGACAAGGCGACCGAGGCCCAGCACGCCAAGGGCAAGCTGACCGCGCACGAGCGGCTGGCGCTCCTCTTCGACGAGGGCACCTTCTGCGAGGTCGAGCAGTTGCGGCGGCACCGGGCCACCGGCTTCGGGCTGGAGGACAAGCGGCCGTACACCGACGGCGTCATCACCGGCTGGGGGCTCGTGGACGGCCGGACCGTCTTCGCCTTCGCCCACGACTTCCGGATCTTCGGCGGTGCGCTGGGCGAGGCCCACGCCACGAAGATCCACAAGATCATGGACATGGCCATAGCGGCGGGTGCCCCGCTGGTCTCGCTGAACGACGGCGCGGGCGCCCGTATCCAGGAGGGCGTCAGCGCGCTCGCGGGTTACGGCGGGATCTTCCAGCGCAACACCCGGGCCTCGGGTGCGATCCCGCAGATCAGTGTGATGCTCGGCCCGTGCGCGGGCGGCGCGGCGTACAGCCCGGCGCTGACCGACTTCGTGTTCATGGTCCGCGAGACCTCGCAGATGTTCATCACCGGACCGGACGTCGTGAAGGCGGTCACCGGTGAGGAGATCACCCAGAACGGGCTCGGCGGCGCGGACGTGCACGCCGAGACCTCGGGCGTCGCGCACTTCGCGTACGACGACGAGGAGACCTGCATCGCCGAGGTCCGCTACCTGATCGGGATGCTGCCCTCCAACAACCGGCAGGACCCGCCGGTCCAGCCCACCCGCGACCCCGCCGACCGGCGCAACGACGGTCTCCTCGATCTCGTGCCCCTCGACGGCAACCGGCCGTACGACATGCGCCAGGTCATCGAGGAACTCGTCGACGACGGCGACTACCTGGAGGTCCACGAGCGCTGGGCCCGCAACATCATCTGCGCGATGGCGCGGCTCGACGGACAGGTCGTCGGCATCGTCGCCAACCAGCCCCAGTCGCTGGCCGGGGTGCTGGACATCGGGGCGTCAGAGAAGGCAGCGCGCTTCGTGCAGATGTGCGACGCCTTCAACATCCCCATCATCACGCTGCTGGACGTACCCGGCTTTCTGCCCGGCGTCGACCAGGAGCACGGTGGGATCATCCGGCACGGTGCCAAGCTGCTGTACGCGTACTGCAACGCGACCGTGCCACGGATCTCGCTCATTCTGCGCAAGGCCTACGGCGGTGCGTACATCGTGATGGACAGCCAGTCCATCGGTGCGGACCTGACGTACGCCTGGCCGACCAACGAGATCGCGGTGATGGGCGCCGATGGTGCCGCCAACGTCATCTTCCGCCGACAGATCGCCGCCGCCGAGGACCCGGAGGCGATGCGCGCCCGCATGGTCGAGGAGTACAAGGCCGAGCTCATGCACCCGTACTACGCCGCCGAGCGCGGGCTCGTGGACAACGTCATCGACCCGGCCGAAACCCGGGAGGTGCTCGTCAAGTCCCTGGCGATGCTCCGCAACAAGCACGCCGACCTGCCGTCCCGCAAGCACGGGAACCCGCCGCAGTAG
- a CDS encoding acyl-CoA carboxylase subunit epsilon, translating into MGSPESSGIALSVERGQATEEELAALTVVLLALRADRAEPPQRQSVAGSRWWRHADRYDAPLSWQ; encoded by the coding sequence ATGGGCAGTCCGGAGAGCTCCGGGATCGCGCTGAGTGTCGAGCGGGGGCAGGCCACCGAAGAGGAACTGGCCGCGCTCACCGTGGTGTTGCTCGCGTTGCGGGCCGATCGTGCGGAGCCGCCGCAGCGGCAGTCCGTCGCCGGGTCGCGGTGGTGGCGGCACGCGGACCGGTACGACGCCCCGCTCAGCTGGCAGTGA
- a CDS encoding acyl-CoA-like ligand-binding transcription factor, which produces MTPADEARTAGQPGLRERKKRETRVALSQAAIRLCVLHGWADVTVDQIAAEVNVSVRTFRNYFAGKAEAIAASHLERMLQVAEDLLARPAGEPLWDSLLHAVVGRFVPPETPASRNAPQNERWREGVRLMLGEPALAGEIVKANAAAQQALAEAVARRTGTDAERDVYPKLVAAVVAAGSATAVEHSLRADEPAPLGAVLAQVFEQLAAGLPVPGEER; this is translated from the coding sequence ATGACACCTGCAGACGAGGCCCGTACGGCCGGGCAGCCCGGACTCCGTGAGCGCAAGAAGCGGGAGACCCGGGTAGCCCTGAGCCAGGCGGCGATCCGGCTCTGCGTCCTGCACGGCTGGGCTGATGTGACGGTCGATCAGATCGCGGCCGAGGTCAATGTCTCCGTCCGCACCTTCCGCAACTACTTCGCCGGCAAGGCCGAGGCGATCGCCGCCAGCCACCTGGAGAGGATGCTCCAGGTCGCCGAGGACCTGCTCGCGCGCCCGGCCGGCGAACCGCTCTGGGACTCGCTGCTGCACGCCGTCGTCGGCCGGTTCGTACCGCCGGAGACCCCCGCGTCCCGGAACGCACCGCAGAACGAGCGGTGGCGCGAGGGGGTGCGGCTGATGCTGGGCGAACCCGCGCTGGCCGGTGAGATCGTCAAGGCCAACGCCGCCGCCCAGCAGGCGCTGGCCGAGGCCGTCGCGCGACGCACCGGCACCGACGCCGAACGCGACGTCTACCCGAAGCTGGTGGCCGCCGTGGTGGCGGCCGGCAGCGCGACGGCCGTCGAGCACAGCCTGCGCGCCGACGAACCCGCGCCGCTCGGCGCGGTCCTGGCCCAAGTCTTCGAGCAGCTCGCCGCCGGCCTGCCGGTCCCGGGCGAAGAGCGGTAA